A single window of Candidatus Methylacidiphilales bacterium DNA harbors:
- a CDS encoding methyltransferase domain-containing protein yields MNIETAVKQRYAAGAREAEAALCCPVDYDKQYLTAIPQEVIERDYGCGDPSRHLRRGETVLDLGSGTGKICFIASQVVGPEGRVIGIDMTDDMLEVARRNAPVVARNIGYGNVEFRKGRIQDLALDLEALDSELKKNPITSADAFLAADALAAELRATRPLVASESVDVVVSNCVLNLVDSRSKRDLFAEIFRVLKIGGRAVISDIVSDEEVPEQLQQDPELWSGCLSGALTEEGFLNAFTAAGFYGVRILKLDTTPWRTVEGIEFRSMTIEAFKGKQGPCFERNQAVIYKGPFKEVLDDDGHRMERGVRYAVCDKTYNLYKKTPYGDCFTFLDPLVDIPLADARPFDCSRTSRRHPKETKGQDYSATTEASQCCDGGGCC; encoded by the coding sequence ATGAACATCGAAACAGCCGTCAAGCAACGCTACGCGGCCGGAGCACGCGAGGCCGAAGCCGCCCTGTGCTGCCCGGTCGATTACGACAAACAATACCTCACTGCCATCCCCCAGGAAGTCATCGAGCGCGATTACGGTTGCGGCGACCCCAGCCGCCACCTCCGCCGCGGTGAAACCGTCCTCGACCTCGGCTCCGGAACCGGGAAAATCTGTTTCATCGCCTCCCAGGTCGTCGGCCCCGAGGGGCGTGTCATCGGCATCGACATGACCGACGACATGCTCGAGGTCGCCCGCCGCAATGCCCCTGTCGTGGCCCGCAACATCGGTTACGGCAACGTCGAGTTCCGCAAGGGCCGCATCCAGGACCTGGCCCTCGACCTCGAGGCGCTGGACTCCGAATTGAAGAAAAATCCCATCACCAGTGCCGACGCCTTCCTGGCCGCCGACGCCCTCGCCGCCGAACTTCGCGCCACCCGCCCGCTCGTCGCCTCGGAATCCGTCGATGTCGTTGTTTCCAACTGCGTCCTCAACCTGGTGGACTCGCGCTCCAAACGCGATCTGTTCGCGGAAATCTTCCGCGTGCTGAAAATCGGGGGCCGTGCGGTCATTTCCGACATCGTCAGCGACGAGGAAGTGCCCGAGCAACTCCAACAGGACCCCGAACTTTGGTCCGGTTGCCTGTCGGGTGCGCTGACCGAGGAAGGTTTCCTCAACGCCTTCACCGCAGCCGGATTCTACGGCGTCCGCATCCTCAAACTCGACACCACCCCCTGGCGCACGGTGGAGGGCATTGAGTTCCGCTCCATGACCATCGAGGCCTTCAAGGGCAAACAAGGACCCTGCTTCGAGCGCAACCAGGCCGTCATCTACAAGGGGCCCTTCAAGGAAGTCCTCGACGACGACGGCCATCGCATGGAGCGCGGTGTCCGCTACGCCGTTTGCGACAAAACCTACAACTTGTACAAGAAAACCCCCTACGGGGACTGCTTCACCTTCCTTGATCCGCTCGTCGACATCCCCCTCGCCGATGCCCGCCCTTTCGATTGCTCGCGCACCAGCCGCCGCCATCCCAAGGAAACAAAAGGCCAGGACTACAGCGCCACCACTGAAGCCTCCCAGTGCTGCGATGGGGGCGGTTGCTGCTGA
- a CDS encoding DUF547 domain-containing protein: protein MAPKVFALLLILVSAASATAPAGTYEALLSRYAKPDGVRYRAWKQSTEDTQALANLARTMATLPVPGDPATAKAFLINAYNIHVLSGILAAYPISGVRDIAPNFGFFSQARFQIAGQPVSLNDLEKKHLLATFRDPRIHFAINCASRSCPPLRAEPYDPARIEAQLNDAARRFLASPLGARPDGKDNPWLFSEIFNWYAADFGGQAGVRTFLNQHLPKPLPTDTHIGFQPYDWSLNESP, encoded by the coding sequence ATGGCACCCAAAGTCTTCGCCCTCCTCCTCATTCTAGTCTCCGCCGCCTCAGCAACGGCCCCTGCCGGCACTTATGAAGCCCTCCTCTCCCGATACGCCAAACCGGACGGCGTGCGCTACCGCGCCTGGAAACAATCCACCGAGGACACCCAGGCCCTGGCCAACCTCGCCCGGACCATGGCCACCCTCCCCGTCCCCGGCGATCCCGCCACCGCCAAGGCCTTCCTCATCAACGCCTACAACATCCATGTGCTTTCCGGCATCCTCGCCGCCTACCCCATCTCCGGTGTCCGCGACATCGCCCCCAATTTCGGTTTCTTTTCACAAGCGCGTTTCCAAATCGCCGGCCAGCCCGTCAGCCTGAACGACCTGGAAAAGAAACACCTCCTCGCCACCTTCCGCGATCCCAGGATTCATTTCGCCATCAATTGCGCCAGCCGGAGCTGCCCGCCCCTGCGCGCCGAACCCTACGACCCCGCCCGGATCGAGGCCCAGCTCAACGATGCCGCCCGTCGCTTCCTTGCCTCCCCCCTTGGTGCCCGTCCCGATGGAAAAGACAACCCATGGCTCTTTTCAGAGATTTTCAATTGGTACGCCGCAGATTTCGGAGGCCAGGCGGGCGTCCGCACCTTCCTCAACCAACACCTCCCCAAACCCCTCCCCACCGACACCCACATCGGATTCCAACCCTACGATTGGTCCCTCAACGAATCACCCTAG